DNA sequence from the Malus domestica chromosome 11, GDT2T_hap1 genome:
CTGTAAAAAAAAGCTTAGGCTCAGAATAATCATGAATGCTTTCTTTATTAAATCATGGGACCTCAACTCTTTAAATTCTTCTTCGTTTTGTGGCTGTAATTTTGATCATCATCACTAGCGTTCTGCGTTCAGGTATAAACACGTGGTTGGACAAATACAGTAACTTGGCAGAGTTTGATCATATTTATGCGCAATGTTTTGCCTCAACAGGCATCCTTGGCTTGGCATCATCAATTTTCGAAAGACCTTAGACCTCGTAAAACTTAAGAATAATATCCTACGTTGAGGAAGACAAGTCACGCGAAGTGAAGTGATTTTCACAAAACTATTTTTTGTTATGCCCTAACTGATCTGTTATGTGCGTTTAATAGCAATCACAAACTAATTAATTTAGTTAACTACTTGTATCCACTCCATGAGTACATATCATCGCAATTGAGTGTTATGAATATCTGCAACCCTCGCAAGTCAATGTAAGACTTTCCAAACACTTACTGGAGAAGGAACTATATATTTAGGGTTTGGACTGTAAAAGTGTGAGAGGCTTGCATGGTTTACAGGCGGAGAGTGGAAAGaatcaaaacatcttccaaaggAAAAATGTGTCAGTagactcactcactcactcacttgTAGAGAGGGATATATGGGAAAAAGAACGTGAAGTAAAGCCCACGCAGAGCGCAGAGAATATAGAATTGGAGTGCCTCACAAGCAAACAGTTCGATCGATCCACTTCACTCACTGAATGCAGTGCAATAGAGGAAaacaaattgagagagaaccagTTATACGTGTGCAGTGCACCGGAAACAAAAgatggtacaccatgtgttaAAATATAAGTAGACGATAAGATTGGTGCATATTCACTTTAATGTATATTTTTTCACATCTCTCCCTACTCATATTATATAGATTTGTGTTCCAGCTAACCTTCTAGAAAGAAGATGGTGATCTAATTGGCTTAAACCCACATGGGCTAGCGTGCAGGTCCAAGAATTTGGGATTTTCCAGTGGCTAATaatataatgaatatataaaggccttgttttttgctttctttATGTTTTACTCTTAAGATTGTTGAGAGATATTTCCATTCATTAGGTGTACAACTTGCCAGTATAGAATTGCACTAAGCACATGTTCGGGTATAAGCAGTTGGCTTAAGAGAATGTTAAACTACTGCATTTAGATCGGATTAGAGTAGACTACGAATTGTTCAGACGTGCCAGTGTGCGTGCGAATTGTTGACTGTGAATACATATGAGATCACTCGTTAGGAGATTCGTATACACAAACAACATATAATCGCTCATATATGTGTGGACAATTTTTCTTAATATTCACCTGAAAAAAATTACATGTATCTCTTCCACAAATGTTagcccttctcccacacacaccacacccccccccccttcTCCCCAATTAAAGAAGTGTCTTAGGTAGACTTTCTAATATAAGAGGTATTTTAAGAGATACGGTAAAACAATCAACACTCTATTTTAAAtaccatattaaaaaaaaaggaaaactaatgaaaatgatttgaaaactttgaattttaacgaaaatgacaaaataaagggtaaagtgaatagtaccatgattgtatttttagtgtaaaaatgtggtttaattttcattaaagtgaacaataccgaaagcttttcattaaagttctcttaaaaaaatccaccttcaagagaTGTTGTAAAAGAGTCTTTATTATAGCCAAATGTACAAGCACTCTTTAAATTTAGAGTGCAACTATTCACTtgctaaatattaaaaaaaaatagagagagTTGTTGGAGATGAAAAGTTAAAGTGAGTAGCTAAAATAGTTTTTAACACTGTTCATTGCTAATTTAACACAAATTTAAAGTTTCTCTAAGAGATGCTTAAATCTTGATTTAACTAAATCTTCATATAGTTAGTGACATTAATTGATAAAATTTGAAGTAACAAATGTTGAGAGCGTAGGCCCTTGAGcaaggagaaaaagaacaaagaaggttgttttagaaaatgagtgttgggtttgaattgttaataataaaacatctaaagtttgttaaaataaattgtaattgaagatgaaaagtTAAACCGAGCAGTTAAAATAGTGTTTTGACACCATTCACTTgctaattaaacaaaattttaaagtttCTCTTGGAAATGCTTAAATCTTCATATGGTTAGTGACatcatttgacaaaatttgAAGTAATAACAAATGTTGAAAGCAAATAGTTCCAAGGCGGCATTCTACGAGTAAATTCAAAAATCAATAACCACTATTGCACCAACCAATTCTATAAAAACCCACAGAATGTAGGTCACCTCTTTTGGGTCACAACCCCAATTATCCCTACAAACAATGACAAATATTCGTACATACGACAACTTCTAATTGGGAGCTTTAAAGAGGGATCAAGTTAGGGAAAATGGGAGCAACTAGAATAAATTTTAAGGTTATATGCCAGTATACTTCTCCTTTGAGAATTATAGTTTGACGCATGTACAAACATATCatgttaaaaaattacaaaatattttaacgacgtgttaaaaaaaattaattgatcagtaaagaagaaaaaaataaattaatcagTAAAGAAGAATGACAATAGGGCGAAACAAGTGAGTGCTATACCAACATATTGAATTCATATAGGAATTAAACACTTACAATGAGCTGAAAAATTTGAGTGTGATACGAATACATTGAACTCGTGTGATACCAGTATATTAAACTCATATAGGAATTATACTCTTACAATGAGTAGGAAATTTTGAGTGTGTCATGAGTTCAATATATTAAACTCATGATGTGATATATGAAACTAATGACTATGTTATCAATATATTGAACTCATACTAGTGTTGCAGTAGCGTTATATGTATCAAACTCATGTTGCCTTGTTCCTATATataagatcatctccaaccgaaaagGTTAAACATGGCCCCGTCCAGAATTAGTCTTGCaacaaattatttttaaatgaacaatGTCAGACCATACTTATATATCATCTTCAACCGAAGGGGCTAAACATatcccctcaataatttgttagttttaagtttatactttaaatttattagttaatttaatCAAATTACTGTTGGATGTTTTCAAATTTAGCCATTAAATTTGAATAAATTATTACAAATGAGGAGATGGGCTCTAAAAAAAAGGGCTAAGAGGAGGCTACCTTTGACCAACATGATGCCCCCTTAGCCAAATAATGGTATGGTATACTCCATAAAATTATAGTCTAATCATGAATTAGAGATGAGTTTTTGAACAAATCAAGCcactttttaacttttaaaCCTTACTTTGGTATCAAATTTACTACTGTGGAatgccttaaaaaaaaaaaggagcgtTTTGCATATTTTTCgactttttatttgttttaagcCACAAGGAATGTATTAGGCACCAACACCATGTGCCTCCTCACATCACTCTTTTTCACGTGGGGCAACTTTGCCACCACACACATACCCACTTTGTCCACCTTTTCATCATcttccaaattttgtttttcccTTCCTGTCCCAATTCTCTTCACAGTTTTACAACTAAATATTCCGCTTCACTAATCACTGTGCTAATGACTCGTTGTACTTCCCTACTTAGGTGAACAACTCCATCAAAATCATAAATTACCAAATCAACTGGTTGGTAAAAATTGACAAAACTAGGACTTTGTTAGACACTTTTGTCAAACATCACATTAAtttggtttctttctttctcacgTATCTTAatattcaagtttgcaatgtaCCTCATTGAATTAGCCTAGTTATACGACATGTTTTTTACTTGTCATCagattatttcttattttcatATCCTCTAATTATCATGCTAAGATAATAAATATAAGAGTAAACTCTAAATTATCTGGATAAATTCGTACCCTCCCCTTTTCTTGAtgatgtttttttgtttttttgcgtACTCTCTCATTTACATGatgatgcttttttttttgttcaacgtATAAACTTTTCAATAGCCGCAAATAGTTTGAAGTTTTAGGTTCATCTCCCTCCCTTTTATCACTTGCCATGTTTCAAGGCTATAACCATGTTTCTAAGAAATTTGCTTAGGtcaataaattgattgaaatttCGTTTTCTAACATAGGTTATTAAAATaatcacttagtattacggtctaatgatatttttctttactaGTATATGAGATATCTTAGATTTGAATTTTATGGGTGGTGAGTTTGATACTAATTTATCATCCTACCCTTTAATGTAGATATACCGTTggataaagaaaaacaaaatatttctAAGGTTAGTACACCCTATTAAAAATTTTCTTCATTGACCTctacttgaaaacaaaaaatatatcgTATACATTCATGTTTAACAAAAGTTCACTATGTTTACAAATGGGTCTACTACACCATAAACCTAAATGGATAATACTTAGATACTCACTTTCTAATTTAGCACAATAAAAAATTGTCActtgtttcttgttttttaaAGCCAAAAAACAAAGGACCCAAGTATTATCCAGTGACAAATACTTGAGTGGGCCCATCAGATTTAATTGAGTGGAGCATAGCTTTGGTCATTAACGAGAAAATTTTCAGTGTGTCAGAAACAAAACTTGGCATACCAAGTGTTATAATACaattagttgaatttttttttttaagttttcaatcAATTGTATTATAACACGTAGTCTACTATGTAGTGTTTCCGGTTAAAAAATCTCTTGTCATTAACAAGAAAACCCACTCTTAGTTTAAACGCGCACACACTaattaaaccctaatttccaAAACCGACACTAACTAAAGCGGTTAGTAAAAAACAAGGAAGGGCCTATCAGTAATATCTGGTAACGATAGGGGCAATAGTTCAAACCTGGTTTCCGTTtcgaaaattttgaaatgatcaGTGAGGTGAGGTAAGGTGAGCCCTCTTTGTCGATTCATAACGGTCGGGAAATTACCTTCTCACAAACGATTTTATTTTAGTTGACGGCGTTAAGGGGACTCGTCAGTGCCGTCCTCACATATTCCAAACACCGCCGTAACGTCTCTTGAAAATTAGtctaatttaaatttttaattaagatattattattttattttatttttgagctCTCAAAACACAGTCcctactctctctctcgcttGTTTCTCacacctccctctctctctctctctctctctctctctctctctccataaaTTACAATTTACAATTCACACAGAGATACAGattcacacacactctctctctaaactctacGACTacgactttctctctctagagacCGTCATCGCCATTGGTATAAGGATCTCCCTGTGCTTGCAGGCCGGCCGGCAGTTCGGTTTCACTGTaagtttcttcctcttcttcattAATTCtgcttttttgcttttgctttttgatttcttcggtttgaatcgcgcACATTTGGATTTCGATCGTTCGTTGTCGATCCTTTTCCAATTCAAATCTGCGTATCTAGATGAATTCGGAATTGCATTGCTTGAATTTGTTTGTGCGACCGATCGTTGACTCAAAGATTGGAAATTCAAATTATGCACTAATCTTGAATgattgtatgtgtgtgtgtgtgtgtgtacaccgGTACTGATGAGTGAAGGTTCTTCAGATTAAGAGAGCAACAAAGCTATGGATTCCTCGCAGTCCCAACAGAGAAGAGGAGGATTGGTATCACTATCACCGTCACAGACGCCAAGGTCGAGCGACAAGTCGGTGCGAGATCTGCGATCCGGGGATTCGAATTCGACAAACAGGCATGAGAAGGAAAAGGGTGTCAATGTGCAGGTCCTTGTGCGTTGCAGGTGAGTCGGATTCTGAGTAGAGTTCAGTGAGATGTTGTCTGAGTGAATTACTTACTCGATTGATTTGGTTTGCAGGCCATTGAGTGAAGACGAAGTGAGGGTGCATACGCCCGTCGTGATTTCTTGCAATGAGGGTAGAAGGGAAGTTGCTGCAATTCAGAATATAGCTAACAAGCAGATTGATAGAACCTTTGCGTTTGACAAGGTTTGTGGCTTGGAATATTGGAACTTAAATTCTTGTGTTTCATCTTGTTCTACTTTAAAAGTTGCACTAGGGTCTTATAAGATGAACGGAATTAGTGGGGTTTGATCAATTTTTGTTCACAAAGttttgaaattaaataaagattTATACTGCATTTTAGTGAAGTGTAGTTGAAATAAGTTCCTTGATGTTATGCTACTTGTAATATTCTTTCTTTGTACTGGGAAGTGATCAGAAAGTTGGATAATGTTGTTTAGGTCTTTGGTCCAGCATCCCAACAGAAGGAACTGTATGACCAGGCTGTCTCTCCTATCGTAAATGAAGTGCTTGAGGGATATAACTGCACTATCTTTGCCTATGGTCAGACAGGGACGGGGAAAACATACACAATGGAGGGAGGAGCAAGAAAGAAGGTTTGTTTGTGATTTTAGAATAGACGGCACTCTGTATGTTACGTTATAATATTCTGTTTCCTAAATAGATTTCTGACtgaattttgtgattttgtagAATGGGGAATTTCCTAGTGATGCGGGTGTTATCCCAAGAGCCGTTAAACAAATTTTTGACATATTAGAAGCTCAGGTTGCTGAGTATAGCATGAAAGTCACATTTTTAGAGCTGTACAATGAGGAGATAAGTGATCTTTTGGCTCCTGATGAGAACACGAAATTTGTAGATGACAAATCAAAGAAACCCATAGCTCTCATGGAAGATGGAAAAGGTGGTGTTTTTGTACGAGGCTTAGAAGAAGAGATAGTGTGCACAGCAAATGAAATTTACAAAATCTTGGAGAAGGGATCTGCAAAAAGGCGAACAGCTGAGACTCTTCTCAACAAGCAAAGCAGCCGTTCACACTCAATATTTTCCATCACAATCCATATTAAGGAATGCACTCCAGAGGGTGAAGAAATGATTAAATGTGGGAAGCTGAATCTTGTCGACCTTGCTGGTTCTGAGAACATTTCGCGCTCTGGTGCAAGAGAGGTAAGGCACGGATTTAATTGTCTAGTCAATATAATGATGTATAGCACATGCATATGGTGGCTTATTTGGAATGTTATTTTACTAACAAGATCTTATTTCCATTTATTAATGGAAGTTTGTGTTTTGAGCTTTTGTAATCCTTACAGTTCATTAAGAGTccatatcaacaaaaaaaaaaaaaaaagagagaataaaTCTTTAATGCATTATAGTAGGAACTTTCACCATGTGTATCTGATTGAAAAGAAACTTTCACTTGCAGGGAAGAGCAAGAGAAGCTGGGGAGATAAATAAGAGCTTGCTTACTCTTGGTCGTGTCATTAATGCTCTAGTTGAGCACTCTGGTCATGTTCCATACAGGTATTACTACTTAACATCCCGTACTGTTCTTGACTATATTTGCAAACCCTAGAAAGTAAATTGATTTACAATTGAATTGTTTGGAATTATCAGGGATAGTAAACTAACAAGATTGCTGAGAGACTCCTTAGGAGGGAAAACAAAGACATGCATAATTGCTACCGTATCACCCTCCATCCATTGTTTGGAAGAAACACTCAACACCTTAGACTATGCACACCGTgccaaaaatataaagaacaaACCAGAGGTCAGAAGTTTGCTCCATCCCTATTCTCACAAATTATATAGTTGAACTGTCTTCATTCTGACCCTTGTTATGCTTTGTTGTTGCTTATTGTTTCAGGTCAATCAAAAAATGATGAAGTCTGCTTTGATTAAGGATTTGTATTCTGAGATTGATCGGCTCAAGCAAGGTTGTTAACTGATTCCTGCGTTGATGTGCTCTCTATATCTCTCTCcagagttttttttgtttgacagGTTATTTAATGATTCTTTATAGTTACTTTGCTGCAAGCTAAATTGTATGACATTTTTCTTATGTTCATTCAGAGGTATATGCTGCCAGAGAGAAGAATGGAATCTATATACCACGTGATCGTTATCTTAGTGAAGAAGCAGAGAAGAAGGTCTTATTCTTGTCATTTAACTGAATTATGGACTGCTTTTCCTACGTTCACAGTTGACTGGTTACTAACTTCATTAACTCTTTATTTACTGTAGGCAATGGCTGAAAAGATAGAGCGGATGGAACTTGATTCTGATTCCAAAGACAAGGTATCTCCATCAAGATTTCATTCCTTTCTTTTTGAATAATGTGACTACAGGGTGGGAACTAATATAAATGTTACGTTGGCCTAAGAGCAGCAATTGCAGGAGCTTCAGGAACTTTACAGTTCTCAGCAACTTTTGGCTGTAGAATTGAGtgataaacttgaaaaaactgAGGTAATACATTTGTAATATCAACTTACAGGGTCTCCTTTTGTTCTTTCTGCTCTCGTTCTGAGATAATCAAACACTTTATACTTCAGAAAAAGCTTGAGGAAACTGGACATGCGCTGTATGATCTTGAGGACAAGCATCGACAAGCAAATGCGACCATCAAAGAGAAGGAATTTCTGATAGTGAATCTCCTCAAATCGGGTGAGCAAAGTTGTCTGCTAAAATAAATTGTCATGTCACCATCTGCATTTTCAGACCATAGATTATCTCCATTTCATCGTACTTTAAAGTTATACAGTCGACATTCGGGATTATTCTACACTAGTTCATGTTCAATTTTATGCATCTATTAAATTTCATGCTGGAAGGTACTTTTAAATGCATTTTTCTTACTATTATTCAATTGTTAACTTTCAGAGAAATCGCTCGTCGGGCGTGCATTTGAGCTAAGAGCAGAGCTAGAGAATGCTGCATCAGATGTGTCCAGTTTATTTGCCAAAATtggtttgtattattattttgtattttcttcTTTGATCTCCTCAAAACTTCGGGTTATTTATTTTCGATGATTTTGTAGAGCGCAAGGACAAAATTGAAGATGGAAACCGGATACTAGTCCAGAAATTTCAGTCCCAATTAACTCAGCAGCTTGAAGTCTTGCATAAGATTGTGGCAGTTGCAGTGACACAACAGGAGCAGCAATTAAAAGATATGGAAGAGGACATGCAGTCCTTTGTATCAACGAAGGCGGAGGTAAGGTCTAGACAAGAAGATGATTGTCTTTGCATGCATTCCTGAGATTGAATTGTCAGTCTATTACAACTTCATTATTTGGCTTAATTTTGAAGGCTACTGAAGAACTACAAGGGAGATTAGGAAAGCTTAAAAACATGTATGGTTCTGGTATTAAAGCTCTAGATGGTATAGCTGGGGATCTTGAAGGAAATTCGCAATCAACGTTTTCTCATCTAAACTCTGAAGTTTCTAACCATTCTTCTGCTCTGGAAGATGTAAGCATTAGTTCACTATATATTTTGTCTTCAGATTTCTTCGTTTTTCTGTGTTTGACTTTCTCCAAATGATTCAGCTCTTCAAAGGAATTGCTTCAGAAGCTGATGCATTACTCAATGATCTTCAAGGTAATCTTCACAACCAAGAGGAAAAGCTAAATGCATTTGCACAACAACAGCGTGAGGTACGTAAGATATTGTTGGTTTCATGGATGCTTTATTTCCCTTTACAGTAAAATTCAATCATCATTTTGGCTTAAAAATTCTGTGATTTGCACAGGCTCATGCCAGAGCTGTCGAAACTGCACGTTCAGTTTCTAAAGTAACTGTGGACTTTTTCAAAACTCTAGACTTGCATGCATCCAATCTGACCCAAATTGTGGAAGAAGCACAAACTGTCAACGACAAGAAATTGTCTGAACTTGAAGAGAAGTTTGAGGTGGGTGCAGTGCACTTATTAAACTGAATGAGCCGTAGAACAACCTCATTCGTCTAATTAAAcgcttggtttttttttatttttaatctctATGTAGGAGTGTGCTGCTAATGAAGAAAGGCAGTTACTAGAGAAAGTGGCAGAGCTGCTGGCAAGTTCAAATGCCAGGAAGAAAAAACTGGTATGATTTGTTCTTAGGCTGCTACCATTTCCTTATGCCTTGTTCTTGAGGTTTTATGTTAGAATTCAGCAACGACTTTTTATTTAGGTTTTTCTTAATAACAATCTTTATGTGTTTTTAGGTACAAACTGCTGTAAATGATCTTCGAGAGAGTGCAACAAGCAGAACCAACAAAATACAGCAAGAAATGTCAACCATGCAAGATTCAACTTCGTCTATCAAAACCAAATGGACACTTCACATGGAAAAAACAGAATCCCATTACCGTGAAGACACAACGGCTGTGGAATGTGGAAAGAAAGACATGGAGGAGGTTCTACAGAATTGGTACATATATTCGTCTCTGGATATAGGAATTTATACCGATTTTGGCATGATTCTGCTACTTGAATTTTTCTAGCCCATTACTTACACCGAACAAAAATGTGCAGTTTGAAGCAGGCATCAGTGGGTGCAGCACAGTGGAAGAAAGCTCAGGAGTCCTTGCTCAATCTAGAAAAGAGAAATGTTGCTTCTGTGGACTCTATTGTTAGGTATGCTTTTAATACTTCAAGCGCATTCCTTATATAAGAGAAATACTGTGGGTCTCAATTGAaagtttattcatttattttctcTTCAACTAGGAGGGGAACGGAAGTCAATCAAACCTTACGTGATAGGTTCTCCTCGTCTGTGTCAGCTGCACTAGAAGATGTAGACATCGCAGACAAGAATCTCCTTTCCTCCATAGATCGTCAGTATCCAATTTCACATTTTAAGTTGACATTTGTCTTCGTAGTTATATGTTGGACTACAGTTACTGAAGCAAGTATTTGCAGATTCATTACAACTTGACCACGAGGCATGTGGAAATCTAAATTCAATGATTGTTCCATGTTGCGGGGATCTGAGGGAACTAAAGGGAGGTCACTACCACAATATTGTTGAAATCACCGAAAATGCAGGAAAATTTCTTCTGGATGAATACGTGGTAAGATTGTTAAGAGTGCAATAATTGTTCTGAAAATCTCTTCTGGATGAATACGTGCAATAACTGTTTTGCTCAATGAAAATTTCTGAAAAACTAATTCTAAGTAGAGTTACGTTTTTAATAATACTGTGTTTAACGATATTTTCAACCTCTGCAACAAGCAGGTGGACGAACCATCTTGTTCCACGCCAAGAAAGAGGTCATTCAATCTTCCAAGCGTTGCATCAATTGAAGAACTCAGGACTCCAGCTTTTGAGGAGTTGTTGAGGCTATTCTGGGATGAAAGATCGGCGAAACAGCAAGCCAATGGAGACATAAAACACATCGCAGGGGCGTACGAGGCTGCTCAATCCATTAGAGACTCCAGAGTTCCTCTCACTGCTATTAACTAAAGAGAGGGGGACGCGA
Encoded proteins:
- the LOC103447776 gene encoding kinesin-like protein KIN-5D, with translation MDSSQSQQRRGGLVSLSPSQTPRSSDKSVRDLRSGDSNSTNRHEKEKGVNVQVLVRCRPLSEDEVRVHTPVVISCNEGRREVAAIQNIANKQIDRTFAFDKVFGPASQQKELYDQAVSPIVNEVLEGYNCTIFAYGQTGTGKTYTMEGGARKKNGEFPSDAGVIPRAVKQIFDILEAQVAEYSMKVTFLELYNEEISDLLAPDENTKFVDDKSKKPIALMEDGKGGVFVRGLEEEIVCTANEIYKILEKGSAKRRTAETLLNKQSSRSHSIFSITIHIKECTPEGEEMIKCGKLNLVDLAGSENISRSGAREGRAREAGEINKSLLTLGRVINALVEHSGHVPYRDSKLTRLLRDSLGGKTKTCIIATVSPSIHCLEETLNTLDYAHRAKNIKNKPEVNQKMMKSALIKDLYSEIDRLKQEVYAAREKNGIYIPRDRYLSEEAEKKAMAEKIERMELDSDSKDKQLQELQELYSSQQLLAVELSDKLEKTEKKLEETGHALYDLEDKHRQANATIKEKEFLIVNLLKSEKSLVGRAFELRAELENAASDVSSLFAKIERKDKIEDGNRILVQKFQSQLTQQLEVLHKIVAVAVTQQEQQLKDMEEDMQSFVSTKAEATEELQGRLGKLKNMYGSGIKALDGIAGDLEGNSQSTFSHLNSEVSNHSSALEDLFKGIASEADALLNDLQGNLHNQEEKLNAFAQQQREAHARAVETARSVSKVTVDFFKTLDLHASNLTQIVEEAQTVNDKKLSELEEKFEECAANEERQLLEKVAELLASSNARKKKLVQTAVNDLRESATSRTNKIQQEMSTMQDSTSSIKTKWTLHMEKTESHYREDTTAVECGKKDMEEVLQNCLKQASVGAAQWKKAQESLLNLEKRNVASVDSIVRRGTEVNQTLRDRFSSSVSAALEDVDIADKNLLSSIDHSLQLDHEACGNLNSMIVPCCGDLRELKGGHYHNIVEITENAGKFLLDEYVVDEPSCSTPRKRSFNLPSVASIEELRTPAFEELLRLFWDERSAKQQANGDIKHIAGAYEAAQSIRDSRVPLTAIN